From Verrucomicrobia bacterium S94, the proteins below share one genomic window:
- a CDS encoding sensor histidine kinase — MRFRHNIYIIAAVLSLLIPAVEAAKIIFKTSGSDLSGWNVQWHETDHLTNTAPVWVSDGERIRGEPFRSDYREADLGGTMFNTNAVLLEVGDYAVFRMVFEAKGITTPDNLNHWWLSFGLRTGGEFPWKHGDLGAYASVLSGCGPEQYAGFSFWNMRSDSWTEPYPHCAVPSDDDYVGGPLTVTFYVQRTEEGFGPSTIITSNHVNGIEQAAVGLINQANHNNCAGKPLYFFLRLPAEFDETGGFSTLGSYVLVSDLSLEVRRSPPIAETRLVELSRQPAYGGEPESVIKRIFDIKRLTNEEAARKIPVIVEAQVLNLHRRQTRLFVHDGQAGMYVELARPAETYPGLRAGSIVELRGTTEAGGYSPVLMVTSLNILRQQALPEATRLSRTLMRSTNFDVDWVQVTGRPVSMEFIKSYGHYLIKLETAQGFGNERIDIFVPYEAGAFDRMKRFMYRPVSFSGVLATRANQMKQMTGRVLYINSVDDFSLVSDFLGSVPRFYSIDELMQYGKETFALVKTRGVVTGGSDDTLYLRGNRSSLRVSVFMEQLFQEGDLVELTGYVDLKPVSPAFQAVSIQCLERGLSVQPVTVSLENSRIDSGWNHDLIALEAEFVYAEKRLFTDSGGTDPLPGVQTLWCRAGGRLVEARLPGGVPLPEGLRAGSLIKLTGIGHVSETKNPRIENMTAALWLELSGAAGIEIIRKAPWWTAQRLLWGISIVSGILFLMVGWVLSLRKVVAAQTATIGKQIKRESVLNERQRIARELHDTLEQGLTALSLQLGRLLNKIRKSSPEDLPIVEKAVNALRVCQEESRASIKDLRDGMLEKVDLPTAVKQTLNARLDEDASKLEFSLTGTVIRLTLFVEHQLVRIITEAAVNAAHHASPQRISVSMNYGDSTFTAVVEDDGCGFDPETVEETGRYGVLGMQERARRIGGNLTMESAPGKGTRITLTVQINTSHLESTYE, encoded by the coding sequence ATGAGATTCAGGCATAATATATATATCATCGCCGCAGTGCTGAGTCTGCTGATACCGGCGGTCGAAGCCGCGAAAATCATTTTTAAAACCTCCGGTTCCGACCTTTCCGGATGGAATGTGCAGTGGCATGAAACCGACCACTTAACGAATACGGCTCCGGTGTGGGTTTCGGATGGCGAACGGATCCGGGGGGAGCCGTTCCGAAGTGATTACCGCGAGGCGGATCTCGGCGGCACGATGTTTAATACCAATGCGGTGCTGCTGGAAGTCGGCGATTATGCGGTTTTTCGGATGGTGTTCGAAGCAAAAGGAATTACAACGCCGGATAACCTGAATCACTGGTGGCTTTCATTCGGGTTGCGTACCGGAGGGGAATTCCCCTGGAAACACGGTGATCTCGGGGCCTATGCCTCGGTGCTTTCCGGCTGCGGCCCGGAGCAGTATGCGGGGTTTTCTTTCTGGAATATGCGGTCCGACTCCTGGACCGAGCCCTATCCGCATTGTGCGGTGCCTTCGGATGACGATTATGTCGGGGGGCCGCTGACGGTAACCTTTTATGTGCAGCGTACGGAGGAGGGATTCGGACCTTCTACAATTATTACCTCGAATCATGTAAACGGTATCGAGCAGGCCGCTGTCGGCCTGATAAATCAGGCGAACCACAACAACTGCGCCGGGAAGCCGCTCTATTTTTTTCTGCGGCTTCCGGCCGAGTTCGATGAAACGGGGGGATTCTCCACGTTGGGATCCTATGTACTGGTCAGTGATCTGTCGCTGGAGGTTCGCCGTTCGCCGCCGATTGCTGAAACACGGCTGGTCGAGCTTTCCCGCCAGCCGGCCTATGGCGGTGAACCGGAATCGGTTATCAAACGGATTTTTGATATCAAGCGGCTCACGAACGAAGAGGCTGCGCGGAAGATTCCGGTAATTGTCGAAGCACAGGTGCTCAATCTGCATCGTCGGCAGACGCGCCTGTTTGTACACGACGGGCAGGCCGGTATGTATGTTGAGCTGGCCCGGCCGGCTGAGACATATCCCGGTCTCAGAGCAGGCAGTATTGTGGAGCTTCGGGGTACTACGGAAGCCGGCGGATATTCCCCGGTGCTGATGGTTACGTCGTTGAATATTCTCAGGCAGCAGGCTCTTCCGGAAGCGACGCGGTTGAGCCGAACACTCATGCGCTCTACCAATTTTGATGTGGACTGGGTGCAGGTGACCGGCCGGCCGGTTTCGATGGAGTTCATCAAGTCCTATGGGCACTATCTGATCAAACTGGAAACGGCACAGGGTTTCGGTAATGAACGGATTGATATTTTTGTCCCTTATGAGGCGGGGGCTTTTGATCGGATGAAACGCTTTATGTACCGTCCCGTCTCCTTTTCCGGTGTGCTGGCCACCAGGGCTAATCAAATGAAGCAGATGACCGGCCGGGTGCTCTATATTAATTCGGTCGATGATTTCAGTCTGGTTTCCGATTTTCTAGGTTCCGTGCCCCGTTTTTATTCGATTGACGAGTTGATGCAGTATGGCAAAGAGACGTTTGCCCTCGTGAAAACCAGAGGGGTGGTTACGGGCGGTTCGGATGATACGCTGTATCTGCGGGGCAACAGAAGCAGTCTCAGAGTTTCGGTTTTCATGGAGCAGCTTTTTCAGGAAGGTGATCTGGTTGAGCTTACCGGCTATGTTGACCTTAAGCCGGTCAGCCCGGCTTTCCAGGCGGTATCTATCCAGTGTCTGGAACGCGGCCTGAGCGTACAGCCGGTTACTGTTTCTCTGGAAAATTCCCGGATTGATTCCGGCTGGAACCATGACCTGATTGCCCTGGAGGCCGAGTTTGTTTATGCGGAAAAGCGCTTGTTCACGGACAGCGGAGGAACAGATCCGCTGCCGGGGGTGCAGACGCTGTGGTGCCGCGCCGGCGGACGGCTGGTGGAGGCACGGCTGCCCGGCGGTGTCCCGCTCCCGGAGGGGCTGCGGGCGGGCAGTCTGATAAAACTGACGGGTATCGGACATGTGTCGGAAACAAAAAATCCGCGTATTGAAAATATGACTGCGGCCCTCTGGCTTGAACTTTCCGGGGCGGCGGGGATTGAAATTATCCGCAAAGCCCCGTGGTGGACGGCACAGCGGCTGCTCTGGGGGATTTCCATTGTTTCCGGTATTCTGTTTCTCATGGTGGGCTGGGTGTTGTCGTTGCGCAAGGTGGTTGCCGCGCAGACCGCGACCATCGGAAAGCAGATTAAACGGGAGTCGGTGCTGAACGAACGCCAGCGTATTGCCCGGGAACTGCATGATACGCTTGAACAGGGCCTTACGGCATTGTCATTGCAGCTGGGGCGTCTGCTGAATAAAATCCGGAAAAGTTCTCCGGAGGATCTTCCGATTGTAGAAAAGGCTGTCAATGCGCTGCGGGTCTGTCAGGAGGAATCGCGTGCCTCAATCAAGGATCTGCGCGACGGCATGCTGGAGAAGGTGGATCTGCCTACTGCAGTGAAGCAGACGCTGAACGCGAGGCTGGATGAGGATGCCTCGAAACTGGAATTCAGTCTCACTGGAACGGTTATTCGCTTAACGCTGTTTGTAGAGCATCAGCTGGTCCGGATCATAACAGAAGCTGCAGTGAATGCGGCGCACCACGCCAGTCCGCAGCGGATTTCGGTTTCGATGAATTACGGCGACTCCACATTTACAGCTGTTGTTGAAGATGACGGCTGCGGCTTTGATCCGGAAACCGTAGAAGAGACCGGACGGTACGGTGTGCTGGGTATGCAGGAGCGCGCGCGTAGAATCGGTGGTAATCTGACCATGGAAAGCGCTCCGGGAAAAGGAACCCGGATAACTTTGACCGTGCAGATCAATACATCGCATTTGGAGAGCACATATGAGTGA
- a CDS encoding response regulator transcription factor gives MSDKVSVMIVDDNGLLRVGLKDIISDEEDMITVAEAATGEEAVARYSACHPDVVTMDYRMPDLDGLEASKRILSQFPDARILFLSTYEGEEDIWNAWQAGVAGYLSKADAYEHIIEAIREAAEGRSYFPAAIARKLEARKGQASLTPRELEVLSLIVAGNSNKEIMAELELSASTVRVHVSNVLEKLGVLDRTQAAIAAVKRGIVHL, from the coding sequence ATGAGTGATAAAGTTTCGGTTATGATTGTGGACGATAACGGGCTTTTGCGTGTGGGGCTGAAAGATATTATTTCGGATGAGGAGGATATGATCACTGTAGCGGAGGCCGCCACCGGTGAAGAAGCGGTTGCGAGGTACAGCGCGTGCCATCCGGATGTAGTGACCATGGATTACCGTATGCCTGATCTCGACGGGCTTGAAGCATCGAAGCGGATTCTTTCGCAGTTTCCCGATGCCAGAATTCTGTTTCTTTCCACCTATGAGGGGGAGGAGGATATCTGGAATGCCTGGCAGGCCGGCGTGGCGGGCTATCTTTCCAAAGCCGATGCCTATGAGCACATTATTGAAGCTATTCGCGAAGCGGCGGAGGGGCGAAGCTATTTTCCGGCGGCGATTGCCCGTAAGCTGGAGGCGCGGAAAGGACAGGCCTCGCTTACTCCGCGGGAGCTTGAAGTGCTCAGTCTGATTGTTGCGGGGAACAGCAACAAGGAAATCATGGCGGAGTTGGAACTCTCGGCGAGCACCGTGCGGGTGCATGTTTCCAATGTGCTGGAAAAACTCGGTGTGCTGGATCGTACGCAGGCTGCGATTGCCGCCGTGAAGCGGGGCATCGTTCATCTGTAG
- a CDS encoding response regulator transcription factor, whose protein sequence is MSENIRIMVVDDNQLLRFGLLGAIDMEPGLEAVGDASSSEEAVELYKKVKPDIVTMDYRMPGEDGVACTEKIMTIDPDAKVILFSVFESEEEVWRAVQAGVKGYLTKSASAVEDVMEAIHEVAEGYSFFPAAIARKISMRKQQEELTPRELELLQMLGQGTSNKELVEHFNISMSTVKHHITNIREKLGAADRTQAVVIAYKKGILKLEED, encoded by the coding sequence ATGAGTGAAAACATAAGAATCATGGTGGTGGATGATAATCAGTTGCTGCGTTTTGGGCTGCTTGGAGCCATTGATATGGAGCCGGGGCTTGAGGCTGTCGGTGATGCTTCGAGCAGTGAAGAAGCGGTGGAACTCTACAAGAAGGTAAAGCCTGATATTGTGACGATGGATTACCGTATGCCGGGAGAGGACGGGGTGGCCTGTACCGAAAAAATTATGACGATTGATCCGGATGCCAAGGTCATTCTGTTTTCGGTTTTTGAGTCAGAAGAAGAAGTCTGGAGGGCGGTGCAGGCCGGTGTTAAGGGTTATCTGACCAAATCGGCCAGTGCCGTGGAGGATGTAATGGAGGCGATTCATGAAGTGGCAGAGGGGTATTCCTTTTTTCCCGCTGCGATTGCGCGGAAAATTTCCATGCGCAAACAGCAGGAAGAGCTCACACCGCGGGAGCTGGAACTGCTGCAGATGCTCGGCCAGGGCACCAGCAATAAAGAGCTGGTGGAGCATTTCAATATCTCTATGTCGACCGTGAAACACCATATTACCAATATCCGTGAAAAACTTGGTGCCGCCGACCGTACGCAGGCGGTGGTTATTGCCTATAAAAAGGGGATTCTCAAACTCGAAGAGGACTGA
- a CDS encoding PEP-CTERM sorting domain-containing protein: MKKTGILIVLAAFAASTQAAVILWEDTAPVGGNMSLTATTETAVTGSDTGHGDIGLFDAAEGAQYRNYNITGQDWSAYAGQEWTLSVDIYITSDQLADPNIADDSIYYSIGGVSAGWTTVGTLTADAWNTYTKSGTFTTDANALTNTSALFLNNDKNTDGALGANYYVDNFKLEVVPEPGTLGLIAVFGGGVLFIRRRFMM, translated from the coding sequence ATGAAAAAGACAGGAATACTCATCGTATTGGCGGCATTTGCTGCAAGTACGCAGGCCGCTGTTATTTTATGGGAAGATACAGCACCTGTTGGTGGAAATATGTCGCTCACAGCAACAACGGAAACAGCTGTAACAGGAAGTGATACCGGTCATGGTGATATTGGTCTGTTTGATGCGGCAGAAGGTGCTCAGTACCGAAATTATAATATTACCGGTCAGGATTGGTCGGCTTACGCTGGTCAGGAGTGGACATTGAGTGTTGATATTTATATTACCTCCGATCAGCTGGCAGATCCGAATATTGCTGATGACAGTATTTATTACAGTATTGGTGGTGTAAGTGCTGGATGGACGACAGTTGGTACGTTAACCGCAGATGCGTGGAATACTTACACCAAAAGCGGGACGTTTACTACGGATGCCAATGCGTTAACCAATACAAGTGCTTTGTTTCTGAACAATGATAAGAATACCGATGGAGCATTGGGGGCAAACTACTATGTCGACAACTTCAAACTTGAAGTTGTGCCGGAACCGGGAACACTTGGGTTGATTGCGGTATTCGGAGGAGGGGTTCTGTTTATCCGCCGTCGTTTCATGATGTAA
- a CDS encoding sulfatase — translation MIKQCIFIFSTVILGGAAVAKPSVPNILWIITDDQRSDSLACWNEAVTGKSESELGYVESPNIDRLAEEGTLFTQAWCNSLACAPSRSSMHTGKYPHRSGMYGFRKAHQAAGCASRVIPEVMNEHGYQSSMFGKPGYYIFDWEGYHQWAPLGNYHPWITNNDLQKTDASSFWFNKPWGTYQGKGMVLGSEEVFRFENGRVERFWKKRADRKITAEEKAHRKAVEEELDILRSYTRSNPDLIIGGVSPRPAEGTLDGAIVRSLKNYLSNVGREYTAVTGKTERGPDPDKPLFINLGLVFPHTPVLPSKAFRDRFADKVYKVPEYSEKEAELMPGSLRDLRNDMDFSRMTDAEKQQAIRDYYAYCAMGDHLVGQAVDAFKAYCDKQQQEWLIIYVCGDHGWHLGEQGIEAKFSPWFQTTHDSVIMVSSDKRRVPAGNVCRDWIEYVDFAPTFYEVAGIDPSVHPGLDGISLFETLEKGPQREYVIGEMNQVRGDRAYLRCKDFAFAMRVRPFWTKPGEGYEPGEKIRWGLDASPEEVDMSLYDLRVDPKERVNVAYTEDYKELAAFFRNKLGSIVLGDGRIECDWTQKSKYTVHNFAKGAHDRKLNIPERIIPKPVNRMDQL, via the coding sequence ATGATAAAGCAGTGTATTTTTATATTTTCAACAGTCATACTTGGCGGTGCTGCAGTAGCAAAACCGTCCGTCCCGAATATTTTATGGATTATTACCGACGATCAGCGAAGTGATTCGCTGGCGTGCTGGAACGAGGCGGTGACCGGAAAAAGTGAAAGTGAACTGGGTTATGTGGAATCGCCCAATATCGATCGACTGGCGGAGGAAGGAACGCTGTTTACACAGGCATGGTGTAATTCGCTGGCGTGCGCGCCGAGCCGCAGTTCCATGCATACGGGGAAATATCCGCATCGTTCCGGGATGTACGGATTCCGCAAAGCGCATCAGGCGGCCGGATGTGCAAGCCGTGTTATTCCGGAAGTAATGAATGAACATGGTTATCAATCCTCCATGTTCGGTAAACCGGGCTATTATATTTTTGACTGGGAGGGTTATCATCAGTGGGCTCCGCTGGGGAACTATCACCCCTGGATCACCAATAATGATCTGCAGAAGACCGATGCCAGCAGTTTCTGGTTTAACAAGCCTTGGGGTACGTATCAGGGAAAGGGAATGGTGCTCGGCAGTGAAGAGGTATTCCGTTTTGAAAACGGTCGGGTTGAACGGTTCTGGAAAAAGCGTGCCGATCGGAAAATTACAGCGGAGGAAAAAGCACATCGGAAAGCGGTGGAGGAAGAGCTTGATATACTGCGTTCTTATACCCGCAGTAATCCCGACCTGATTATCGGCGGTGTGTCGCCGCGGCCGGCGGAAGGTACGCTGGACGGGGCGATTGTTCGTTCGTTGAAAAATTATCTTTCCAATGTCGGCAGGGAATATACTGCGGTAACCGGAAAAACGGAACGGGGGCCGGATCCGGATAAGCCGCTTTTTATCAATCTCGGCCTCGTTTTTCCGCATACACCGGTGCTTCCGTCTAAAGCGTTCCGCGATCGTTTTGCCGACAAAGTTTATAAGGTGCCGGAATACAGTGAAAAAGAGGCGGAGCTGATGCCGGGGTCGTTGCGTGACCTTCGGAATGATATGGATTTCTCGAGAATGACCGATGCAGAAAAGCAGCAGGCGATCCGGGATTATTATGCTTATTGTGCGATGGGGGATCATCTGGTCGGTCAGGCGGTAGATGCGTTTAAAGCCTATTGCGATAAACAGCAGCAGGAATGGTTGATTATTTATGTCTGCGGCGATCATGGCTGGCATCTTGGAGAGCAGGGAATTGAAGCTAAATTCAGTCCCTGGTTTCAGACGACACATGACAGTGTGATCATGGTTTCTTCGGACAAACGGAGGGTGCCGGCCGGCAACGTGTGCCGAGACTGGATTGAATATGTTGATTTTGCGCCGACGTTCTACGAGGTCGCCGGTATTGATCCATCGGTTCACCCGGGGCTGGATGGAATCAGTCTTTTCGAGACGCTGGAAAAGGGACCGCAGCGCGAATATGTGATTGGCGAAATGAACCAGGTGCGTGGGGACCGGGCTTATCTGCGTTGTAAGGATTTCGCATTTGCCATGCGGGTGCGCCCGTTCTGGACCAAGCCGGGCGAGGGCTATGAACCGGGAGAAAAGATCCGGTGGGGACTGGATGCCTCGCCTGAAGAGGTGGATATGTCGCTTTATGATCTGCGGGTAGATCCGAAGGAACGTGTGAATGTGGCGTATACCGAGGATTATAAAGAACTGGCGGCATTTTTCAGAAATAAACTGGGAAGTATTGTTCTCGGTGATGGTCGTATTGAGTGCGACTGGACGCAGAAGAGTAAATATACAGTTCATAATTTTGCGAAAGGGGCTCATGACCGGAAGCTGAATATACCGGAACGGATTATTCCGAAGCCGGTAAACCGAATGGATCAACTCTGA